In Pongo abelii isolate AG06213 chromosome X, NHGRI_mPonAbe1-v2.0_pri, whole genome shotgun sequence, one DNA window encodes the following:
- the LOC100438123 gene encoding putative G antigen family E member 3, giving the protein MSEHVRTRSQSSERGNDQEFSQPVGSVIVQQPTEEKRQEEEPPTENQGIAPSGEIENEGAPAVQGPDMEAFQQELALLKIEDEPGDGPDVRKGTLPTFDATKVLEAGDVQP; this is encoded by the exons ATGAGTGAGCATGTAAGAACAAGATCCCAATCCTCAGAAAGAGGAAATGACCAAGAGTTTTCCCAGCCAGTTGGATCTGTGATT GTCCAGCAGCCCACTGAGGAAAAACGTCAAGAAGAGGAACCACCAACTGAAAATCAGGGTATTGCACCTAGTGGGGAGATCGAAAATGAAGGGGCACCTGCTGTTCAAG GACCTGACATGGAAGCTTTTCAACAGGAACTGGCTCTGCTTAAGATAGAGGATGAGCCTGGAGATGGTCCTGATGTCAGGAAGGGGACTCTGCCCACTTTTGATGCCACTAAAGTGCTGGAAGCAG gtgATGTGCAACCATAG